The DNA window attaatttctgggtaccatttaaatgttagttttgtattaccaaccatttaaaatgggaaccttgatttactatatataaatatatcataatattaatttcttggtaccatttaaatgttagtttggttttaccaaccatttaaagtgggaaccttgatttagtgtttacaaatatatatagcaaaataaatacttgaccacatttataagttttggtatatattatatacttataagataataatatataacataatataaatatgattatttaatatattggaacaattttattaagtggatttcaatattgttcgttaatgttaactttattaaaataccaagagtggatcctttaatctcaaccacttaaattaaaatttgaacaattaaaatttactcattaaagattcaaacaattaaaattaaaaagaaacaaaaacaaaacaaaacaaaaagacattgtagtggacttgtaattaccttagcttccctgtggatacaatatcggactcaccgaattatactacttgtggacaacctgctcttgggagtgcaacaatcagagtCGCAACAAGGCTCaataggtgtgattgatgcagatgATCATGTGGAGGAGGAGATTGGAGGCGCTGAATACAGAGTAGGCTGAGCTGGGGGTGCACGTGAAAACCCATGGACCTTGCATTTCTTCAGCATAATATGTGTAAGGTCCAGGAAATTTAATCTACGTAACctaaatgcatgcaatctagggttttaatcgtaatatatgtttatttttttctatgcatttgatgcataattattgcatgatagtGCTTTATTTCATGGTATTTTAAAAGTTCTTGCATTAGGGATTCTAGAtgtatttcgcgctcgaacgaggatcggagaccgggatttatcagaaaaattattttatgaaggcattaatttttattaatcacgGTGGAGTGTTTTTatgtgtatttttcaaaaatgtgctttttgggtatttttacccgcatgattttatttttatctagtacgcaaattttatcgaatcggaggACTTTTTGGGAGCTCGGGcagtattttcaaaaacttacctaaacgaaatatttttcaggagTGTGTTTCGGTTCAATGGGCCTATTTTTAAGCTTAGTGGGCTCAAGACCttctttcaaattttgtaatgCAATTAAGGGCCCATTATCATGTGTTTACCCCTTTAAATAATACCCTAAGTtaaacctaaacctaaacctaAGTGAGCAGCCATCCACCCCCCTTAGTGCAGCAGCTTTTTTTGATAAAAACACCAGCAAACCTTCGGCCACCCTCTCCCCTTCAAGAAAAGATCATGTCCGCTTCTCCGGTGACTCCCCGACGTGTGTTTTCTCCAAGTTTTCGTTCAAATAAATCCAATGCACGCACTGTAATCTTATTTTTGCATCATTCATATGTATTTATGTTGATATGtgtgatgtatatgtatatttcgTTCGGCGGTGCAGGACCAAGCTTCCATGGTTTGTTTTGTTTCGGTTCATGAATGTATCACTTTATGGCATCTCATGTTTTGTTTCTTTGTGTAAGGGGCTGATGATGAGGGTCATGAGGGGCTGTATATGTCAAGGAGGGAGGGATGGTTAGGATGGAATTGGGGCTTGGTCAAGGGGAAGCCGAGTTTGTGCAAGGGTCGTGAGGTGTGGGCGTGGGTATGCTACGATGGGGCTGTGGTTCGGGTATGGGGTGGAACGGGTGGTGCAAAGGCTGAACCAAAGcttggaccagaccctggtgggtctaaGTCACGGCCAAGGGAGGGCAAACCACCGCTGGAACCACCCGAATGGCCGGCCGCACGCTTTCAGGAGTGAAGCTCAAGTGAAGAGGTTTTGGGTTTTAGCGATCATGGCCATTGTGTAGGCTACATGGGGCTGTGACCGTGGATCAAGTAGGTCTAGTAGGGTCTGTTCTAGGTCTAGAGTATTCTGATTCGTGACTGGTACCATCGTGGGTAGGCTAGCGTCGTGATTGTTGGAAGGTGAACGCATTAGGGTTGGTAATTAGGAAGGTGCAAGATTCCAGCAGCTTTTCAGGGATTTTTTTCGATGGTTAGAGAGTCTCGTTTTGAGGTTTAGGGCCTTCTAGGATGTGTTGTAGGCGTGGTAAGAGTTTGGGAAAAtcttggttaagtttcggttcgatttagGTTAAATTTGGGATTGCAGTCCaatttttaaaacgaatcgattaagttttgaaacgtgctcgagtttacgtctaagaaataatTTTAATAGGTTATGGGATGTTTTGAAGAGTTTGGCAaacttcgggtcgaaatttcgAGGTCccagggtaaaatggtcattttgggtttctaggggcaaaatggtcattttgcaccctaGGGTGAGTTTTTGttctggcagcgccctgagcccaaacttatcatgtttttaaatgtttgtGCATTATGTATATGATTTTTACGCAAATATGATAAACATGTTGCTTGCTtggtttgaaagaaaaattatgtatatgcatgcttttatttaagtggtgaatatgatgactcggttttgaaggatgagatttggttgtgactaacacgatgacacgaAAGGTTGGGGCTCAGTGGACAGGTAATGCAGTCGCTGATGCCTCTGCCGCCGGGTACCTCGGTTACACGTGGATCGATCCATCGAATGACAtgataatacgaaagtcacagttgacgaacgaaattcaaattaagaaaattaatacatatatatttttacgATGATATGTGCTATGATTACCACATGTTTTGACAGGTCACGATTATGCATACGATTTTACCGCagacatgaaatgtatgttgattaacgtatttttcactgctgctTGTTTTGTATATGTATTCGTTATATTGggacaggtgtgttgagtctctagactcactaggtgtgactGATACAGGTGAGAAAGATTTTGAGGGTACtggaggtgctgaactctgagtaggcaggccTGGATGTACGCACGATCCGAGGACCAAACTTTTCCGCACTTCACGATTTTAGGAGAGATGAGAGGACATGGATATTTTTACACTGGTTTCGATACACTGATGATTACTAGCATTTATTTTGCTCATGCTTTCAATTACTTACTTGGATGAGTCCGATCATTTTAAACTATATCATTTCTTTTAAATTGTCAAATGtttacgattattttaaatgttatttttcttTAGTGGGtcgcatgcatgcaaattatttaagtgtttattttcaaaatgtgagctttacaaaaaaaattaaaattgcaGCATTTAAATTAGTAGACGTTTCAATTAGTATCAGAGAAATGGtcttgtatagggttgtgccaccgccagtttctgcagctcagtcttcaagcctcaagtttgtcaacttttatgttttaaatgatttacttcTATCACCTGCATGTTGACAAGGTATATATTTTGCGACGATATTCAGCGCATGATTAGCTACTTTTATGCTTTAAggactttttatttttaaaaaaactagatTAAATTGCTTGATGGGTTACGTTTAAAATTTGGACTATATTCAGATatcatgcctcctagacgtgctcCTAGTACAGATCGTTAGGATGACATTACTGGAGGCGGCAAAGGccctcctccaccaccaccgccgCCGCCGCCAGGGGACACAGCTACCCGAGTACTAGAGGGGATAGCTAGATTGATGGAGGAGGCCTAGCAGGCACCCCAACCATAGATCGATATCTATGAGCAGTTTAGACGGCTCAACCGGAAGGAGTTCGGGGGTACCACTGACCCTTTCATGGCAGAGGGATGGGTTAGATCGCTGGAGCTGCACTTTGAATACCTACAGATGAGAGATGGCGATCGGGTTAGGTGCGCCATTTATATGCTGAGAGATGATGCGTCcctatggtgggagggagccgTCCATGCAGTCAATTTGACTACTCTCACTTGGGACAAGTTCAAGGAGATGTTTTATGGAAAGTTTTACCTAGCTAATGTCAGGGGCCGCCTAACGAGggagtttatgagtctccgcCAGAGGGATTCTTCTGTGGCAGAATTCATCAGGAAATTTGACAGGGGCTGCCATTTCATGCCCATTATCGCCAGGGATGCCGCccagaagctgaggcatttcatggacaGACTGAGACCCACCCTTCACCGGGATGTTAAGCTGATGAGGCCGGCGGGATATGATGAGGCCACCGCCTGCGCTTTTTAGGCGGAGCAGGCTCTGCAGGACATAGACTTCGAGATGTAGAGGAAACGGCATCAGGCCCAGTATAGTTCACAGCCATAGAAGAAGCAGTATACGGGGCAGCAGAAACCTCAGGACAGTATAGGGGGCCGGGATAGTAGTGGCCACCTCAGGCACCAGGGGCTCCCAGGCCGGAGGGAGGACCGCCATGCAAGCAGTGCAACAAATATCACTATGACAAATTCATTTGGGGCACCTTCAGATGCTTTGTATGCAAACATGAAGGACACAAGGCGGCAGATTGCCCTCATAAAAAGGGTCCCACTACCGACAGGGCATATCTGATGCATGCCGAGGAGGCTGAGGCAGAGCCAGATTCTACTTTGATCACCGGTAACCATTTCATTGAGTTTTTATGTTTACCGCTTTGATTGCACtggattaattatttgttataaGAATTAAATTATGGGATTGAAAACATAGAAGAATTAGGATGAATTCTCTAACTAGTTTGGATTAAGGATTTAAttacatgaattgagaattatataggataaattcaaaatttttgaagggcaaaattgtgattttcgaaaCTTTAGGGGCTAAAATGCAAATTTAAAGATTTTTGGGggttaatttcaaaattttcgagGAATGGATGGGGTTAATTCAATgaattttgaggattttgggttaattgctggtaagaaaatttttaagtttcaacacgattagatttgatggtatgttCTGTCGCATGGAGGATATATATTTCAGGTGTAGCTATgcatgcattgctagattcaggggctacacaTTAGTTTATATTTGAATCTTTCGTAAAGCGACTAGGAATCATACCAGTGGCGATTGATTCAGGATTCATTCGCCATATCTTTTCTCaatggggcgcgccagtactgtttgtcaagaaaaaggatggcagcatgcgattgtgcattgactTCAGGGAGCTGAACAGAGGCAGTTAAGAATAAGTATTCGTTGCCGAGGAtcgaggatttgtttgatcagtttcaGGGAGCATCAGTGTTCTCGAAGAAAAATCtccgatctggataccatcaactgaaggTGAGAGAGACCGACGTGCTTAAGACAGAATTTGGACGTGTTATGGGCACTATGATTTTATGGTGATGCCCTTTGGCTTGACGAACGTGCCAACGAtcttcatggacctcatgaatcggGTGTTTCAGCCTcttggatcagttcgtcatagttttcattgacgatatcctgatctattcgaagagtagagaggagcacagtcagcatCTGAAGATAGTACTGCAGACTCTACAGGATAGACGGCTgtgtgccaagttcagcaagtgcCAGTTCTGGCTTGACAGAGTGGCATTCTTAAGCCAAATTGTATAACAGGATGGTATTGAGGTCGACCCCAGTAAGGTCaaggcagtcagagattggctaGTGCCTAAGAGCGTGacagagatccgtagcttcttgGGATTTTTTGGTTACTACAGGAAGTTCATTCAGGGCTTCTCTTCTATCGCGGTacctatgaccgccttgacgaagaagaatgccaagttTATCTGGAGATCTGAGTGTCAGGAGAGCTTTGACCGATTGAAGCTAGCATTGACcaccactacaagaaaaacggcatacgacaacggattttatccgttgtcgtagcctttttaaaactgttgtaactgagggtgttgttgaaagtccgttcaacgacaacggtttttacccGTTGTGGTAGGTCGAATTTGCGACGGTTGTTCAACACCGTCCTTAATAactttagcgacgggtttattccgaaccgtcgctaattagcgacgattaAGTCAACCGACGCTACTTAGCGACGGTTGACTCAATTGTCGCTAACTTAACGACGGTCTTTATATGATAACTAGCGACGGTATTGTATCATTATTTCCGTCGCTAAATTGattcgaaaaataaaaaaaattcgtttaataatttaataaatctaaaagaaactaacaatcgaaactaaaattgtgtaagagagataaaatttaagtgttatgaagaaatgagaaaaattttatgtgttatgaagtagtgagaaaaattttaagtgttgtgtaaagtgataaaaattgtgtaagagagaaaaattttatgtgttatgaagtagtgagaaaattttaagtgttgtgtaaagtgataaaattgtgtaagagagaaaattttaaatattatgaagtagtgaaaaaaatttaagtgttgtgtgaaatgataaaattgtgtaagagagaaaaaattATAAGTATTGTGGGGAAAAATGGAAAGAAAATGGAGATATTTATAGAGAGTTTGCGCGGTATttggttaaaccgtcgctaatttcaaattagcgacggagtactacaaccgtcgctaaaagtagCAACGGTTAatatcaaaccgtcgctatattgagCGACAGATGTTTTAAAAATGTCGCTAATTTTACAAATGCGACGAATGTactgaaaaccgtcgctatcacTAGATAAACAGTTGCAGTatttgaaattagcgacgggttataAAATCGTCGTTatgtttagcgacggttttagaaaagccgtcgctaaatgtgcactacaaaaaaaaagactaaagacaacggtgaaaaaccgttgttgtatgtCTTGAAAAACAGTTGCAAAAGCCCATGTGGTTAAAGGgtacgctcaaagacaacggtgcaaaaccgttgtcgtagacatcaaatacaacggtgaaaaaccgttgtggtatgtcttgaaaaaccgttgttaaagcccCTGTGGTTAAAGGATACGCTCAAAcacgacggtgaaaaaccgttgtcgtagacgtcAAATACAACGGTGAAAACCCGTTGTCGTATAtcttaaaaaaccgttgttaaagcccCTGTGGTTAAAAGGAGCGCTCAAAGACATCGGTGGAAAACCGTTGTAGTAGACGTCAACGACAACAGTGGAAAACGGTTGAAAAATGATATTTGCGACGGACTCCATACAACAATCCGTTgccattagcgacagtttttttaCCGTCGCTAAACCTAGCGACGGTTAACAAAACTGTCGCTACTGGTAGCGACGGTATTCATGTACAATACCGTCGCTACTTAGCGACGGTGTCTACttgaattccgtcgctaatatttttgggaaaataaaaaaaattaataatttaataaatctgttttgttaattggtacaatcgtgtaagagataaaaaaatttaaatgtcgTGAAGTAATAatatcgtgtaagagataaaaattttaattgttttgaagtGATAAactcgtgtaagagataaaaattttaagtgttgtgaagtggtaaaatcgtgtaagagataaaattttaagtcttgtgaagttgtaaaatcgtgtaagtgatgaaaatggagcgaatttgcatgtatttatagatAGTGGTGGAAGAAAAGGGAGGGAAAGCTAGGCGGgatgaaatttttgaaattggCGACGGTgtttgtaaaaccgtcgctaatattcgCGATGGTATTTGTAAAATCGTTGCTAATATTTGCGACAGTTATAGATAATGcgtcgctaatttcaaattagcgacgggtgTCCTTGATTCTGTTGCttactttagcgacggtttcaaaTAAACCGTTGCAAAAAATGAATGTAGCGACGTTTATATATTACcatcgctaatattagcgacggttttacgtaaaccgtcgctaataccTTTGTGTTCTATTTTTAACCCACGTCAATCGACAGCGatttttctaaaaccgttgtcgattgtccaaaaaacacgttaatagacaacggtttatgaAATCGTTGTCATAAAcgttcaaagacaacggttctgtaaccgttgtcattgaccctaaaaaccgttgtctttgacacacaaaagacaacggtttttctaaaaccgttgtcgactgtccaaaaaacacgctaatagacaacggtttatgaaaccgttgtcataaacgttaaaagacaacggttctgTAACCGTTGTCAATgacccta is part of the Primulina eburnea isolate SZY01 chromosome 1, ASM2296580v1, whole genome shotgun sequence genome and encodes:
- the LOC140805997 gene encoding uncharacterized protein; protein product: MAEGWVRSLELHFEYLQMRDGDRVRCAIYMLRDDASLWWEGAVHAVNLTTLTWDKFKEMFYGKFYLANVRGRLTREFMSLRQRDSSVAEFIRKFDRGCHFMPIIARDAAQKLRHFMDRLRPTLHRDVKLMRPAGYDEATACAF